GCATATCCGTATCGCGTATGACAGTTCCCTCAAGCCCCATCCCGAAAATACTTTTACGATATTCGCCTCCGCCTCCGGAGGTATTCATTATTTTAACGGTGGTTATACTTTTGGTAACACCCCCCTCACAAGTAACATCGGGGAAGTCTTTCCTTACCGTTTCAATCATTCCTTCACCGAGCTTAATCATATCCTCGGCCGAAACGGATTCAATCTGCGGATCGTATATTTCTACTTGCGGGTAGCTTGCGGCAGGGGGAAACTCGAACTTGGCGGTTGTGCCGAATTCGGCGGTTGCCAAGGCTGAGCTGACAAGCATCTCAATATCGTTAACATCGCTTGTTACACTGTAACCGACTTTGCCGTTTTTGATGAGCCTTAAGGCTATCGTTTGGCTTTGTTTGCTTGAAATGGATTTAAGGCGATTATTTTCAAATTTAATCGGCGTTTGTTCGGCGGAAACCATAAAAACTTCAGCCGCTTCGGCAACCTTTTTTGCTTCTTCCAGAATTCTTTCCATTAGGCGCCTCCTATCAGGCAATGTTGTAATCGAATATGCGGGCTGCCGTTAGAAACCGGCAGGGGGGATTGTCCGCCCTTGCCGCAGCCTCCGCCTTCATTCATATCCAAATCGTTGCCGATGGCATCAATATTTTTGAGTGTTTCAAAAACGTTGCCGGTAAGCATTACCGGACGGATTAATTCTTCAATCTTCCCGTTCCTTATCATATAAGCCTCACCGGCGGAAAAAGTAAACATTTCCATACTTGTAGTTCCGCCGTACCAGTTTTTGGCATAAATCCCTTCTTTAACATCGGCAATCATTTCCTCAAAGGTAGTATCTCTTGGCTCTATGTAAGTGTTGGTCATACGGACAATCGGTGCAAACCGATAACTGACCGAGCGTGCGTTTCCGGTTGCTTGCTCTCCCATTTTAGCCGCGGTTTCGCGGGAATGGAGCCTGCCGGATAACTTGCCTTCCCTGATAAGATAGGTTTTGGTGGTTGGGGTGCCTTCATCATCGTATTTGAAACTGCCGCGTAACCCCTCTATGCTTGCGCTGTCAACAATATTTAACTCTTTTGATCCGAATTCTTTCCCTAAGGTCATTAATTGGCGCAGGTTTTCGTTCTCGTAAACAAAATCGGCTTCGGAAAGATGCCCAAAAGCCTCGTGGACAAAGACCCCTGCCAGTACCGGATCAAGCACTACTGTGTATTCCCCACCTTTTGCCTGCGGAGCCCTCAGAAGCGCCACCGATTTATCGGCCATTGCTTTAACCTCGGAGTGCAGGGATTTGATACGAGTAAAATCTCCGCGGCTGCCTAAACTGAGGCTCGATTGCTGAACTTCATTACCGTTTGAAGCGACCGCCAAAAGGTAGATTGTGATATCGGATCTTTCTTGGGTAATGAAACTGCCGTCGGAATTAATAAAAACAGATTTTTTAATACTGTCTCCGTAGCTAACAACCGATGTTTGCAGCCCCGGTGTTTGCCAGATGATATTATTGTATTCATTGGCAAGCTCTTCTTTCTCGGCAAGTGATATTTTGAGCGGATTCCTGTCTTTTTCCAATAATATTTTATCCATGATAGGTTCGGATTCCGGCAATTTGATATCGGAGTGCGGTACCAGCTTTGCCTGGCTGATAGCCTGCTCTATCCTTTCTGACAAGTTATCAAGATTATTGAAGCTGGAAAACCCCCATCCCCCTTTAACATTGGCGCGGATACTGCCGCCGATACTGCGGCCGGAATTGATGGAATCCAGTTTTTTACCGCGGTAGGAAAGATTATTGGAGGTCGATTCTTCAAAACGTGCTTCAATGTAGTCTGCGTTGTATTTTTTAATGATTTCGGATGCCTCTGCGGCAATGTTTTCGATTTGTGACACAATTGTTCTCCCTTGGGGGGTATTTTGCGGGTAAATTGTAATAATATGTATGTATTCAGTTTAAATGAAATGTAATATACAGTCAATCGATATGGATAGCAGGGCGGATGTCGGGGCCCCGCGTGTGCAACAAATAACAATAATGATATTTGAAAAAGATTGCCGAGCCGTCCTTTCATAATTTATATTGGATTCTTTGCTACTCTCAATACGGTATGCAAATAAAAGGTCCGCAAATTTTGGCATGATTTGATGGGCACAGTTCATTGGATCATAAGGGTGCGGTATAAGACCGTAGATTAATATATGAGCGGTTGGAGAAATACATTTTCCGCCTTGTTTTTTAAGAGCACAACTCCTTTTATTAAAAGAATAAAAAAATTATTTGGTAAAATTATCAAAAAGCTTTTTACAAAAACTCTTTTTGTGATATAATAGGTAAGTAATGAGGGTATGGTTCTCGTGATTTATACCTAAAAACCATGCTTTATAATCTTGTGCAAGTAGCTCAAAAAGCAAATTGACAAGGCCTTTTGAGTATGGTATTATAATCCCTGTTACAAAGTACCTTAACAATTGGATAGCGAGAGGAAGGTTCAATTAAATTCTAAAAATTAAGTTAATTTTTGGAGAGTTTGATCCTGGCTCAGGATAAACGCTGGCGGCGTGCGTTATGCATGCAAGTCGAACGGTCTTGATTTATCAAGATAGTGGCA
This Dehalococcoidales bacterium DNA region includes the following protein-coding sequences:
- a CDS encoding TldD/PmbA family protein, whose product is MSQIENIAAEASEIIKKYNADYIEARFEESTSNNLSYRGKKLDSINSGRSIGGSIRANVKGGWGFSSFNNLDNLSERIEQAISQAKLVPHSDIKLPESEPIMDKILLEKDRNPLKISLAEKEELANEYNNIIWQTPGLQTSVVSYGDSIKKSVFINSDGSFITQERSDITIYLLAVASNGNEVQQSSLSLGSRGDFTRIKSLHSEVKAMADKSVALLRAPQAKGGEYTVVLDPVLAGVFVHEAFGHLSEADFVYENENLRQLMTLGKEFGSKELNIVDSASIEGLRGSFKYDDEGTPTTKTYLIREGKLSGRLHSRETAAKMGEQATGNARSVSYRFAPIVRMTNTYIEPRDTTFEEMIADVKEGIYAKNWYGGTTSMEMFTFSAGEAYMIRNGKIEELIRPVMLTGNVFETLKNIDAIGNDLDMNEGGGCGKGGQSPLPVSNGSPHIRLQHCLIGGA